The DNA region TATTATCTAATTTCATTATATCATTGTACAATTTCACTATATTTTTATTATTGCCGTTTTGTCCATAAACGTACTAAAGTACCGCGCTTAACATATCCTATCATTGTATTTGATTTATTCTGTAAAAAAGATCCCCCTGCATCAGCAGAGGGATCATATAATTGATCATATAACGGAAATCTTCGTTCGCTTACTTGTTTTCAATTCCAAGATCAGCATTTAGCTTCTCAATGAAACTCAGACAGCCGTTGGTGCCGTCAATGGCACTTCTTTCAACTGTCATACCGATACATCTGCCGTCAGTATACGCCCAGTAATTACTATCGTCTATGGGCACAAGTTCAAGCTTGCGCTTTGTGCCATCGGTAAGGGTATAGGTGAATGTGCAGGTAGGCTCGCCCATCTTTTCGGGTATATCCTCCCTGAAATCACCGTGTTTGATCTCGGATACGGAGGCATACAGGTACTCAAAATCCTTAGCTGCTTCTTCGTTTCCCTTGGACATCACATCGATATCATCGAATGTATAAGCGGAATTTTCTCTGTCGATATCCAGAATATGTTTCTCACCGTCAACATCTATTTCCAGGGTTTTCGCATCATAGAACGAAACAGACATTACCTGCTTAGTGGTAAGATCCTGCCACTTTCCTGAAAGGAAAGCCGCATTGCCGCTTGATATGGTGCATAGTTCGTAGGTATCGGCATCATAGCACCATACCTTTTCATCGTCCTCGCTTATCTCAGGAAATTCAAGAGTGATAGTCTTATCAGAGGTCTCCACTGTGAAAGTGTAAGCAGGATCATCAAGCCCATGCTTAGCCAGCTCAGCTTCGTCCTTTGTGAAACACTCAAAATCAGCTCTCTCTATCCTTACCATATTGGTAAGAATAGTATTTACCGTGATAGCGTCGATGGAAACATCTGTAACAGGGCCGTTGAAAGACCATATAGCAGTATTATCCTCGTTTCGTGAGAGGTCGTAAACAACTTCGCCGTTATGAACTAGTGCAAAACGCATTATATCGTTGTCAACACATTCAAGTACATAGGGATCGCACAGCTTGGCGATATCGCCGCTGAGTTCAAGACCCGTAGCATTGTCGATACAGTATACAGTATCATCGTCCGGAAGCATCACATAGCAGAATTCGTCAGTTACCGAGCTACTGCCGACGTATACAGTATAGTCCTTGTCAGCAGCGTGGCATACCACCGTAACAGGATCATCCAGCCCGTACTTGCCCAGATCTTCTTTCTTCACATCAGCTTTGTGATCAGCTTTAAGCCTGCTCATAGCAGATGCGATAACGTTCATCTGATAGCTGTAAGGAGTGAATTTATAAGGATAATCCGAATCCTCGATAGTCCATTCACCGTTCTCTTCCTGCTTGATCTTGAAATAGCCCTCAGCAGTGGTGATATCTATCGCATTTACGTCATTTGAATCAAATTCCATCAATTTCAGTGAATCAGTCTCAGCCTTTTCAGCGGCTTCCTCTGAAGACTTCTTGTGATCAACATAGTAATATGCACCGCCCGCACCTCCGAGGAGGAGCACAAGTGCAGCACCTGTTGCGATCATTGATCTGCGGTTCATTCTGTATACCTCCGCTTGAGCCATACTGCGCCGCCGATAAGTCCGACAACAACAGGTACAGCTATGAAGATTATATTGGTGAGAGTAGCTTTTGAAGCAGACTCAATGCTCATCTCATCAAAAGTACGCTCCTTGCCGGCGATACCGAAATCCAGTGCCAGTTCGGAATCATACATCCATGAGAATACAGAGAGCTGCAGATTTACAGGCACGATTGAATAAGCCTGATCATAATTTTCATCATCTATGAACTCAGCGGTACCGATAACCATTACCTTTGAATCCGCACGTGCCGTATCGGTAGAATACATCGCAAGTTCAAGAACACTGTTGCCCAGAGTTTCGCGGGGCTTTGCACCGCCCACAGGCTTACCTATAGCAGTTGAAGAACCGTCGCCTATCATGTCGATAGTCTCAAGAAGACCGCCTGCAAAAACGTGAGTGCTGTTATTGCCTTCTCCGTAGATCTGTACAAAACTTCTGGTATCTGTCATTATAGGAGTAGCGCCTTGACTTTCGACCTGTCTGAGTTCACTTGTAATATCGATATCAGTTGACTCATCTGCAACAACGATTGCGCATTTAAAGCTTGTTGGATAATTTGGAATAGTAAGACGCTGATCAGTTTCTTCAACGATGTCATAATCCATGCCGATGTTGTAATCCTTCAAAAGTTTCTCGATATTGACATAATCGAGTTCAGCTTCGTTTGGTGACATCCAGAAGCATATATTTCCGCCCTTGTCAAGATAGTCGTTCAGAGCTTTTAGCTCGCTGTCGGAAATATCGTTCTTGGGAGCAGCCAGTATAACGATAGCAGCATCATCTGGTACGGAATTACTGCTGGTAAGGTCAAGAGTCTCGGCAATATAGTTACGTGCCGCAAGATCCCTTTTCAGCTTGGTGTAATCTGTGTCAAGCTGTTTTTCGCCGTGACCTGTCAGGAAATACATCTTTATCTCTCTGCCTGTCACAACAGCATTTATCGCACCTGTGATGATGTTCTCACCGGTGAAATACATAGTTCCCGTGGACTTGTTTTCATCGATATGAGTCTGGAACATGGAGTTTGCGGCAAGGCGCTTGACCCTGCCATCACACTCGATCACTACGTCACCCTGCTTGACCGATAAGCCCATATCCTTAAACTCCTTGATCTTGTCGGGATCATCATCGGGATCAAAAGCCTGAAAATTGATGCAATCGTATTTTGAATACTCTTTCATAGCATTGTAGAGCGGCATACTGTCAGTATCAGTCGAAAGCACGTCCATATCGAACAGGAAGTAGAAATTTACCTCCTTGTCCAATGAATCAAGATAATCTCTGGTGGAATCCGTGAGTTTGTACATACCACTGGATGTCATATCCCATGTGATATTAAGACGTGATACCATCAGATTGATAAGGACAACTATCGCCAGCGATATAGCAGCAAAAACAAGTGCAACGGCAGTAAAGCCGTGTGACTTTTTCGTCTTTTTGGTTTCATTCTGTGCCATGTATCATTCCCTCCAATCAGTGATGGCTGCGGCGGCGCTTTTCGATGTGCAGTATGATCCAGAAGAGCACCAGAACGGTCAGACTCAGGAAGAATACAAGATCTTCAAGACGGAACATACCCTGCGCAAAGAATACGAAACGGCGCTGCATCGAGAACCATGTAACAACAGAATTGAGGTGAGGATAACTCTCAACCATCTTTGAGCCGCCGAACTGATCGATAGCCAGGAAGCCTTCCATAACTATCTCACCGATTATAGCAGCGATTATTGCACTGCTCTGCATAGCGGAGATCAGCATACCTATGGCAATGCAGACCATTCCCCACAGGAAAAAGCTTGCATATCCGCATATGAGCGACGGCCATATAACAGTTCCGTGGTTTGCAACATATATAGGAAAGAACAGCGAGAGCACCAGCATAAATACGAACACTGTAACTATCGCAAAAAACTTCGCAAATACGATCTGCGGAATGGTCAGCGGGCTGGTGAGCAGCTGAACTTCAGTACCGCCGCGGCGCTCGTCAGCAAATGAACGCATGGTAAGAAGCGGTATAATAAACACAAAATAGAAGAAATTGTTATAGAACATATCAGGGAAGGAGAACTGGAACACGCTGGTCTGCATATTTGCGATCCTGTTCACGAAAGCAAATCCGAAGATCAGCATGAACAAAGCCGACAGTACATAAGCAAACGGCGAGTAAAAGAACGACTGGATCTCCTTTTTATATAAAGAAAACATTTTGCACACTCCTTTTACTTATTTGTCGGACTTGGAACGGCTGCGCTTTTTGCGAGTGAGATCAAGGAATACCTTTTCAAGATCGGGTTTATCCATCGACATCTCAACAACATTTATGCCGTTTGTAATCATAGCAGACATTATATCCTGACGTACTTTTTCATCTTCAAGAGCGATCTTGAATATAAATGTACCATCATCCATATCAATGATATCCTTGACTTCTTTAATACCGCTGATACCTTCAAGAGCAAAGGAAGCTGCGAGCTGATCACCCTCGATAGTCAGACTGAGAACAGCTGCTTCGGTTGCCTTGCGCTCAAGATTTTCAATAGTATCCACAGCACAGAGCTCACCCTTGTTGATGATAACAACGCGGTTGCAGACGGCGCTTATCTCACCAAGGATATGCGAAGACAGTATAACAGAATGATCTTTTCCCAGTTCGCGGATAAAATTACGCAGTTCGGCTACCTGCGACGGATCAAGACCAACAGTGGGCTCATCGAGGATAAGCAGTTCGGGATCACCTATGATAGCCTGTGCCAGACCAACACGCTGCTTATAACCTTTAGAAAGGTTAGCGATCAGACGGCGGCGCATATCAGTGAGCTGCAGGCGCTCCATAGCCTTCTCGATCTCCTTTTTGATCTCTCCTCTGCGGACACCTTTGATACCTGCACAATAGCGCAGATACTCCTCAACTCGCATATCGGGGTAAAGGGGCGGTATCTCGGGGAGATAGCCGATACATTTCTTTGCGGCTCTCGCATCCTCTTTAATATCGTGTCCGCAGACGGTCACAGTACCCTCGGAAGATGGGAGATAGCCTGCGATGATATTCATCGTGGTGGATTTGCCCGCACCATTGGGTCCGAGAAATCCCAGGATCTCATTATCCCTGATCTCAAAACTCAGATCATTTACCGCTGTAACATGACCGTAATGCTTTGTCAGGTTCTTAACTTCAACCATTAAAAGGCTCCTTTCATCTCATTATAAAATAGGTCAAAAAAGACCGGTTTGTCAATGTGCCGCTGTACACCTTTTAACACGAACACACGTTATTTTGTATTATCCTATATAAAGATGAACTTGGAATGTACAAAATATGCACATTTCAATAACACTTGGTAAGAATTAATAAACCTAACCGACAGAGCCGAAAAAAAGTAGGAAGAGTGTACTCAGATTTGTATTGTTTTCAAATTCTTCATAAAAATTGACTTTATCGAGCTTTTGTAATATTGGTTTAATTATATTTTCATATTCTTTGGAAATTGTCAGATAAAATAAATAATTAATAATCAGAGTAGCTGTTAAAAGCGCCGAAAAATTGTTAGTAAACGATTAAGTGCCCCAAAAAGAACAAAAACTCAGGATATTAGATAAAATAGACAAATGCCGTTTATTTTAGGTAGGCAAACCGCTGAAAATAAAGTTTTTAATCGATTAAGTGAGATAAAAAGCTTGAAAAATAAAAAAAAACGTGTATAATAATTTGTGGAAACAGTGATATAATTGTGTGGCTTTTGTGGGCAGCAGAAACACACGGGTGTTAAAGTTTTTCTGGTTAACTGTTTATGGAAGTTAACAATGGTCAGTACCACTGTTACCGTAAAGAATAGCGCAGGCTTGACCTGCAGACAATGCTCGGCTGACAATGCCGGCACAACTATCTACGAGAGGGGAATATTAAATGCTTCCTAAGAAAACAAAGGCTGTTGTTGCTAGTATTCTTACAGCAGCAATGACAACAAATGTCATCGCAGCAACAGTAGTTCCTGCATCTGCAGCAAGAACAAAATCAAACAAGTACGGCGATAAAACTTATGCACAGCGTTTCATGTCCATGTATGATGATGTTATCACCAACGGACAGACAAACGGCTATCTGTCAAAGAACGACGGTGGTTCCGGTTCCTTCGGTGTACCTTACCACGCAAGAGAAGAACTGATCGTTGAGGCTCCTGACTACGGTCACGAGACAACATCCGAGGCTATGTCCTATCTGGTATGGGTTGCAGCAATGCACGATAACATCGTAAAGAACTCCGGTGAGAAATTCTCCGGCGCTTCCACTAACGACCTTGCTAAGGCTTGGAAGACAATGGAAGTTATGATCCCTGATGTTCAGGATAACTTCTGGCAGGCAAGCAGCGTAAGCTCACAGTACTGCGGTGAGTACGATACTCCCGATCAGTGCCCCAATGCTTGGGCAGGTGAGTCCAGCAAGACTGCTGAAAACCCCATCTTCAACAAGTTCACAAGCGTATATCAGGGTAAGAACGGCAATGGCGGTCTATATCTGATGCACTGGCTGGCTGACGTTGATAACTGGTATGGTTTCGGTTCCGGTACCGAATTCACCTTCATCAACACATTCCAGCGTGGTGAGCAGGAGTCCTGTTGGGAAACTGTTCCTTTCCCCTGCGTTGAAGAGAAGAAGTATGGTAACTCTCAGCAGGGTCTGAAGGGTATCTTCAACCGTGATTCAAACGTAACAGCTCAGTGGGCTTACACCAACGCTCCTGACGCAGAAGACAGAGCTATCCAGGGTGTATATGACGCTATCCAGTGGAAGGTCGCTGATTCTTCCGTTACTGCTAAGGCTTCCGAGATGGGTGACGAACTCCGTAACAATATGTACGATAAGTACTATCAGGAGATCTCCACTAACACTTCTTGGTCCAACGGCAACGCTGGTGACAAGTCCAAGCACTATCTGATGAACTGGTACACTTCTTGGGGCGGAGCTCTCAAGAGCACAGGTCAGAACTGGTGCTGGCAGATCGGCTGCTCACACGCTCACGAGTTCTATCAGAACCCCCTGGCTGCTTACGGCCTGCTGACAAGCATGAACATGAAGGCTGACGGCGCTAAGCAGGATTACACCAAGTCTCTGGAGAGACAGCTGGAATTCTATCTGTGGCTGCAGTCCTCTAATGGTCCTATCGCTGGTGGTGCTACCAACTCTTATAAGGGCCGTTATCTTACTTATCCTTCCGGCGTACCTACCTTCTATGGTATGATGTACGTTGAGCATCCTGTATATGCTGACCCCGGTTCCAACCACTGGACTGGTAACCAGGTATGGGCAGTACAGAGACTTGCTGAACTGTATTACTGGGTTAAGAAGAATGGCGACAACACCGGCGTAAGACCCGGCGGAATGACCATGGAAGCTGCTCTGGAGCAGATCCTTGACAAGTGGTGCGCATGGTTCGTTAACAACACCATCCTCACTGATGATGGCGACTTCTATATGCCTTCCAACCTCGATTGGAGCGGTGCACCTGATACATGGAACGGCTCTGCTACAAGCAACAGCGGCCTGACCTGCAAGATCACAGGCTACGGCAACACTGACCTTGGTTGTATCTCTTCTCTGGCAAACACTCTTACTTACTATGCTAAGGCTAAGGGCGTTAAGGCTAGCGATATCAGCGGTATGACTGCAAGCTCTGTTGGCGGTTCCTTCAACTACAAGATCGACGGCGTTTCAAATGCTAAGGCTGGCACCAAGACTTACACTGCTAAGGATTCTGCTCTGCCTAAGGCTTCTCTGTTCCTTGCTAAGTCTCTCATCGACCGTGCTTGGAATAAGGGTCGTGATAACCTTGGTATGTCCAGAACTGAGCACAACGGTTCTATGGCTCGTTTCTTCAGCCAGGAAGTTTATATCCCCGAGAGCTACAACGGAACAATGCCTAACGGCGACAAGCTGCAGAATGGTGCTACATTCGAGAGCATCCGTACAATGTACACCGGCAACTGCGCAGGTGCAGAGACTTCTCAGGAGTGCATAAAGCTTGTTGAAGAGCTGAGAGCTGCATACAAGAAGGACGTTGCTAACGGTGCTAAGTGGAGCAACAAGTACTCTGCATCCGACGCTGAGGGTCAGGCAGAGCTTGCTAAGTTCAAGAACATTGCAAACGTTGACCTGAACTACCACAGATTCTGGCACGCTGGCGATGACATGATGGCTATGGGTGTAATGGCTACACTGTATCCTGATATGAAGCCTGGTATTATTGATGATGATCATCACGATGATGATACAACAAAGACAGATTATCCTAAGAATGTAAAGGCTAATTACAATACTCAGTATCACCAGATCCAGTTCGTTTGGGATAAGGTAAGTGGCGCTGACAGATACGGCATCGCTGTATACCTGGCTGGTAAGTGGAGAGTTCAGACTTCCAACATCACTACAAACAGCTATGTAACTCCTAAGAACCTGACTCCCGGCATGACCTACAAGGTAGCAGTTGCTGCAAGAGTTAACGGTAAGTGGAATACAACTGATCCTATCAAGAATGCTATCACTGTAACTGTTAAGTAATTTATTGAATTACATAGTTTAGTAAGCATAAACAGAACCGAGATGATTTTGGTCATCTCGGTTCTTTCTTTTATTATTTTTTATATCGGTAATTTTTTCACCTCTTTTCGGGCATGAAAAAACCGCCTTATTCAGACGGTTAATCTAATATTTCAATACTTTTAATCTCATCAGCTCTAAAGATGGTTGATACATTGTTAAGACCTATTTCAGCAACCCCGCTGCCGCTATCATATTCGGATTCATAAAAATCCACAACGCCTGTAAATTCGTAATCGTCGTTTGTAGTAAGTTTCACTCTTTTCGTATAGCATTCATATAATTCAATTGAATCTATCATTTTCATTCTCCTTCGGGCTGTTCATCGGGTATTACGGGCTTTATGCCCAGTATTTGTTCTGTCTCAAACTTAGTAATGTCTGAACTGTTGGCTTCGGGATGTTTTGTTATAAAAGCAAGAAGCATACTCGCCCTATCAGGCGCATTCTTTACCATGTGAAGGCTTCCTGTTACAAAATCCTCATACGAATCCGAAACATTTTCCAAAGCTTTTTTTAATTCAGTCATAATGCTGTTCATAAGCTAGTCCTCCAAAACCGAATAAATGTTACAATCCCCTCTACCGTGATTTTCAAAGAGAATTTTTCTATCGGTAAAAGTAATATGACAAAATTCCTTGCCTTTATAGTGAGTATCGTACCTCAAATCTACCTGATCCATAAAAGCAGCATAATCTTTCGGGTCGTTAAGTCTGACTTCGGGATACCTGAACGGGTTTCCGTTACTGTCAAGTTTAACACCATTTTCGTACTTTGTCAAGGACTTTTGAGATGCACCCTTTTTGCCATACACATCAGCGTGCCAATCTTTTTGAGCAGAACCGTTTCCACCGCTTGACCCGAATGTAAACCGCCCTCTGTCGTCGTGGTTTTCGTTGTACCGCAGTTCATCATTCACCGCAATACCACCCCGCGCTCACCTTGACGGACGCATTGGTATTCGATGTGTATATGGACTTTGACTTCGGGTCATACAGAACATCCTCAAGCCCCAGACGGATCAAGTTCAGACCGAGTGCGGACATATCTTCCTTGTAGCGTATCTCATCAGCCTGCATGAAGTTACCCTCGTTGAAAGCCTGCTCCATCTGCTCGATGATAGGTATAACTTCCGTCTTTACCGCCGAAACGATATCATCATCGCTGATCTTACCCCTGTATATCCCCATACAAAAAAGCTCCAACCCTGAAGTCGGAGCTTTTATAACAACAATTATTTAATGAGACCTACGCCCCAGATGGTGAACTGACCGCTTCCGCTGATGGAAACATCAAGATCACCTGATGTGTTCTGATAGTAGCCAAGCTCTGCATCAGGGCCGCCCCATGTATACTGCTTGTTGCCGCTGATCTTGGTAGTCTTGCCATTTACAGTAACATTTATGCTTCCCATGCCCGAGCTGTTAGCCTTGAATACGATTATCAGACCCTTACCCTGTGTCTTGAACTTCATGGGATTTCCACCGTTGAGAGTATATGAATAGTTCAGACCCGAGTTATTGTAACCGTAGCCAGATGTCCATGAACCTGCGCTGAAATTATTCAGGTTCTTGGGATCAACATTGACAGTGTCAGAGTACTCTGCGCCATATACGTAAGAAGAAGGCAGAGTATAGCCCGAAGACTGGTTACGGCTCTTTAATGCCTGACGAACATAGTATGCCATACAATCAGCTATCAGCTGACCTCCCTTCTGATGAGGGTGATACTCGTCGGTATAGTAATCGCTTGTATTGAGGAATCTGCTGTTGAACGCCTTTGTAAGAGCATCGTCCATACTAATAACGGGGATATCGAAGTTCTTGCCGATGGGATACATCTGATTCTGGCTGGAGAATCCGCCCTTTGCACGAGTGATTATGATACCTACCGCAGGAGCATTCGGCATCTCCAGGAACTTCTTGATACAGCTCTCAAAGCACTTTTTGTACATTATATCCTCATGGTCATTAACTGAGAATTCCAGGAAGATGATATCAGGTTTCTGAGAAACTATCTGTGCTTCACTGCGGACAAGTCCGACAACGGATGAAGTACCCGAAAGACCTGCATTAATCTCCCTGAAGCTTCCCTTGGCAAAGGTGTTCTTCAGATAGTTGGAGAATGGTGTGGTATAGTTCTTGCCCTCAGTGATAGAACCACCCAGATAAGCAACGGTCAGAGGTGCACCCTGCTCAGCAGCAGCAAGTTTCTGATTGAGTCTGTATGTGTTGCCCATGTGCTTTATTGAACTCTTATAGAAATCAATGTACTGCGAAGAAGCTGTCTCCTGATAGTTGTCCCACTTTGTAGGATCAACATCAACAGGATCACCTGATGAAGATGCAGGGACTTTGCCTGTGCCGCCTGTCTTAACAGAAGACGTTGTGCCCATAGGCGCAATAACTACATCATCGATATAAAAGTCCATAAGGTCGCCTGTAGACTGTACTGTCTCGACATAAAGTGTCATATCACCTGCATTATCGGGGATAGTAAAGGACGTATTCTCAAGCTTTGTCCATTCACCGCTCTTGCAGGTAGCCGAAGCAATATGTGAATATACAGCAGTCGTGCCGTTGCTGCCACCCTGCTGGAGAGATATCTGTATTTCAGCCGAGCCGCCTGAAGTCTGGAGAGCCGCACAGCTTATGCTGTAAGTCTGACCCGCTTTGAAATCAGAACCGAGGCTTACTGCCGCACCATTCCACTCCGCAGTTCTGCCTGAAACATACATTGACTTGCCCGATGTACCGTAATATGCAGTATCTGTAGCTGTAACAGTTGCAGGTCCTCTTCCTGTCCATGAACTCAAACCTGAATTAAAATCATAATTCAGAAGAGCTTTCTGAGGTGTGACATTAATGGAAGGTTCCTCAGGAAGTTCGGATATAAGGTCGACAAGGTACTTCTTGATAGTATTAGCGTCATCTATAGTGACCCCGCTTCCGACGTTGAATACATCAGCATTAACAAGTCCCTGCTTAGAAATATAAGTCTTGCTGGGGTTTTTGACATACTGAGCAATAAGAACTGCATCAGATATATCAACTACACCGTCGGTGTTTGCGTCACCGTACAGCGTAGAATTGTTCGCAGAGCTGCCCGCAGCATTAACGGTAAAAGGTAATGAAGTACCGATCATCATCAATGCAACAGTAGCACTGAGCACCCTCTTCATTTTTGAAAGTTTCACTCCAATCACTCCTTTTAAAATTGTAGTCCTGAAACGATAATATAAAAATAAGAAACAGGACGAGTTCCTCTGAAATATAACTGAGGAATACGAGACTTTTAAAAATTTCATTCTTCCAAAATATGTAATATTAACTAATACATAACATAAATACATAGCCTCTTATAGTAAGTATACAATATTTTTCAACAAAAGTAAACAGGAGTTTTCTACCGCCGCAATATTTGATATGTATATCGCAATATTTGGTTAAATATTTTGCGAAATAATGAT from Ruminococcus albus AD2013 includes:
- a CDS encoding DUF4340 domain-containing protein, whose translation is MNRRSMIATGAALVLLLGGAGGAYYYVDHKKSSEEAAEKAETDSLKLMEFDSNDVNAIDITTAEGYFKIKQEENGEWTIEDSDYPYKFTPYSYQMNVIASAMSRLKADHKADVKKEDLGKYGLDDPVTVVCHAADKDYTVYVGSSSVTDEFCYVMLPDDDTVYCIDNATGLELSGDIAKLCDPYVLECVDNDIMRFALVHNGEVVYDLSRNEDNTAIWSFNGPVTDVSIDAITVNTILTNMVRIERADFECFTKDEAELAKHGLDDPAYTFTVETSDKTITLEFPEISEDDEKVWCYDADTYELCTISSGNAAFLSGKWQDLTTKQVMSVSFYDAKTLEIDVDGEKHILDIDRENSAYTFDDIDVMSKGNEEAAKDFEYLYASVSEIKHGDFREDIPEKMGEPTCTFTYTLTDGTKRKLELVPIDDSNYWAYTDGRCIGMTVERSAIDGTNGCLSFIEKLNADLGIENK
- a CDS encoding Gldg family protein; its protein translation is MAQNETKKTKKSHGFTAVALVFAAISLAIVVLINLMVSRLNITWDMTSSGMYKLTDSTRDYLDSLDKEVNFYFLFDMDVLSTDTDSMPLYNAMKEYSKYDCINFQAFDPDDDPDKIKEFKDMGLSVKQGDVVIECDGRVKRLAANSMFQTHIDENKSTGTMYFTGENIITGAINAVVTGREIKMYFLTGHGEKQLDTDYTKLKRDLAARNYIAETLDLTSSNSVPDDAAIVILAAPKNDISDSELKALNDYLDKGGNICFWMSPNEAELDYVNIEKLLKDYNIGMDYDIVEETDQRLTIPNYPTSFKCAIVVADESTDIDITSELRQVESQGATPIMTDTRSFVQIYGEGNNSTHVFAGGLLETIDMIGDGSSTAIGKPVGGAKPRETLGNSVLELAMYSTDTARADSKVMVIGTAEFIDDENYDQAYSIVPVNLQLSVFSWMYDSELALDFGIAGKERTFDEMSIESASKATLTNIIFIAVPVVVGLIGGAVWLKRRYTE
- a CDS encoding ABC transporter permease, translating into MFSLYKKEIQSFFYSPFAYVLSALFMLIFGFAFVNRIANMQTSVFQFSFPDMFYNNFFYFVFIIPLLTMRSFADERRGGTEVQLLTSPLTIPQIVFAKFFAIVTVFVFMLVLSLFFPIYVANHGTVIWPSLICGYASFFLWGMVCIAIGMLISAMQSSAIIAAIIGEIVMEGFLAIDQFGGSKMVESYPHLNSVVTWFSMQRRFVFFAQGMFRLEDLVFFLSLTVLVLFWIILHIEKRRRSHH
- a CDS encoding ABC transporter ATP-binding protein, giving the protein MVEVKNLTKHYGHVTAVNDLSFEIRDNEILGFLGPNGAGKSTTMNIIAGYLPSSEGTVTVCGHDIKEDARAAKKCIGYLPEIPPLYPDMRVEEYLRYCAGIKGVRRGEIKKEIEKAMERLQLTDMRRRLIANLSKGYKQRVGLAQAIIGDPELLILDEPTVGLDPSQVAELRNFIRELGKDHSVILSSHILGEISAVCNRVVIINKGELCAVDTIENLERKATEAAVLSLTIEGDQLAASFALEGISGIKEVKDIIDMDDGTFIFKIALEDEKVRQDIMSAMITNGINVVEMSMDKPDLEKVFLDLTRKKRSRSKSDK
- a CDS encoding glycoside hydrolase family 48 protein; translated protein: MLPKKTKAVVASILTAAMTTNVIAATVVPASAARTKSNKYGDKTYAQRFMSMYDDVITNGQTNGYLSKNDGGSGSFGVPYHAREELIVEAPDYGHETTSEAMSYLVWVAAMHDNIVKNSGEKFSGASTNDLAKAWKTMEVMIPDVQDNFWQASSVSSQYCGEYDTPDQCPNAWAGESSKTAENPIFNKFTSVYQGKNGNGGLYLMHWLADVDNWYGFGSGTEFTFINTFQRGEQESCWETVPFPCVEEKKYGNSQQGLKGIFNRDSNVTAQWAYTNAPDAEDRAIQGVYDAIQWKVADSSVTAKASEMGDELRNNMYDKYYQEISTNTSWSNGNAGDKSKHYLMNWYTSWGGALKSTGQNWCWQIGCSHAHEFYQNPLAAYGLLTSMNMKADGAKQDYTKSLERQLEFYLWLQSSNGPIAGGATNSYKGRYLTYPSGVPTFYGMMYVEHPVYADPGSNHWTGNQVWAVQRLAELYYWVKKNGDNTGVRPGGMTMEAALEQILDKWCAWFVNNTILTDDGDFYMPSNLDWSGAPDTWNGSATSNSGLTCKITGYGNTDLGCISSLANTLTYYAKAKGVKASDISGMTASSVGGSFNYKIDGVSNAKAGTKTYTAKDSALPKASLFLAKSLIDRAWNKGRDNLGMSRTEHNGSMARFFSQEVYIPESYNGTMPNGDKLQNGATFESIRTMYTGNCAGAETSQECIKLVEELRAAYKKDVANGAKWSNKYSASDAEGQAELAKFKNIANVDLNYHRFWHAGDDMMAMGVMATLYPDMKPGIIDDDHHDDDTTKTDYPKNVKANYNTQYHQIQFVWDKVSGADRYGIAVYLAGKWRVQTSNITTNSYVTPKNLTPGMTYKVAVAARVNGKWNTTDPIKNAITVTVK
- a CDS encoding carbohydrate binding domain-containing protein — its product is MKLSKMKRVLSATVALMMIGTSLPFTVNAAGSSANNSTLYGDANTDGVVDISDAVLIAQYVKNPSKTYISKQGLVNADVFNVGSGVTIDDANTIKKYLVDLISELPEEPSINVTPQKALLNYDFNSGLSSWTGRGPATVTATDTAYYGTSGKSMYVSGRTAEWNGAAVSLGSDFKAGQTYSISCAALQTSGGSAEIQISLQQGGSNGTTAVYSHIASATCKSGEWTKLENTSFTIPDNAGDMTLYVETVQSTGDLMDFYIDDVVIAPMGTTSSVKTGGTGKVPASSSGDPVDVDPTKWDNYQETASSQYIDFYKSSIKHMGNTYRLNQKLAAAEQGAPLTVAYLGGSITEGKNYTTPFSNYLKNTFAKGSFREINAGLSGTSSVVGLVRSEAQIVSQKPDIIFLEFSVNDHEDIMYKKCFESCIKKFLEMPNAPAVGIIITRAKGGFSSQNQMYPIGKNFDIPVISMDDALTKAFNSRFLNTSDYYTDEYHPHQKGGQLIADCMAYYVRQALKSRNQSSGYTLPSSYVYGAEYSDTVNVDPKNLNNFSAGSWTSGYGYNNSGLNYSYTLNGGNPMKFKTQGKGLIIVFKANSSGMGSINVTVNGKTTKISGNKQYTWGGPDAELGYYQNTSGDLDVSISGSGQFTIWGVGLIK